The segment CTGTCTCCAATAAAACCTATTGGAAAGAAGATTTTACCGTGGCTATCTCGGTACTCGAACTCAAAACAGGTCTGTCTAAAAAAAGTATAGAACGTGGACGTACCGAACTGGCGAAGCGAAAGAGGCTGACGTGGAAGAAACGGAGTGGAAACCAATCGGCAGAATATACGCTAATCAGTTTTGTAGAGGAGGAGAGCTTGGAAGACGCACAAGTTGACGCACAACCTGACGCACAAGTTGTCGTGCAAACTGTCTCACAACCTGTCGCTATTAATAAACTAAACCAAACCAAACAATCTATTTTTATCGACGGCGAAGAGTTCTTTTTGGTGGATTCTCTACAAGCTACACTCACTGCTCTGCTAGAGGATAGGAGCTATCTGGAGTTGATGTGTATGAATTTTAAGATTAGAGATATCCCCATTCTCGAAAACCATCTCAAGCAATTCTTTGCCGAACTCTCCACGAGGGGAGAGGTGTATAAATCTGAAAAAGATGCGAAATCTCATTTTGCTAATTGGCTAAAAATTCAACTTAAAAAGAAAGGAACTCATTATGCCCAAAATCAGTCAACTCATACTCCGACCATCCGATTGGAAGACAACAGCAGTAGTACAGCCTGGAGAAACACCGCTAACGCCTCTTCAACTGGCCTTGAAGCAATCATTAACAGCATCTCAATTGGTGGATGAGTGGAGCGGCACATTGGCACAAATCAATGTCAAACAAGATATTATGGAGGTTGCTAGCAAGAGTAATATCCCCACTTTGGCAGATGTTACCCGTGCTTTCGACAATGGCACAGTCGTTACGGTGATAGCCAATCATCTGCATAGCTTGTGTAGTTTTGGCGATACCGCAGTGAAGCAAGACCAATTTCTAGATACGGCTTTGCTCATCGCTACAGAGTATTATTTCCTCAACTTGAGTGAGTTATGTTTGTTTTTTAGGAGATGCAAAATAGGGAAGTACGGACAAATAGTGTGGGGACAACGATTGAATATTCAGCAGGTTATGACGGCTCTCTATCAGTTTGTGAGAGAACGGGCAGAGGCGATAAATAAGAGGGAATCTCAAAATATAGCTCACCAACAAGCGATGATGCGTACCGAAGATGTACCCGTATTGATGGGTGGGCTAGATGAATTGCATGAGATGCAAAAAGAAGCACGAAAACACTATTCCATCTTTCGTAGAATCTTTCCTCGCCTGCCTCCCGATTTATCTCCACAAGAAT is part of the Bacteroides coprosuis DSM 18011 genome and harbors:
- a CDS encoding restriction endonuclease specificity (S) protein, putative (KEGG: lsg:lse_1623 restriction endonuclease specificity (S) protein, putative~SPTR: Putative uncharacterized protein;~IMG reference gene:2504106965), with translation MNYILETNAFYDWLETNPLSANAINVWHALMSVSNKTYWKEDFTVAISVLELKTGLSKKSIERGRTELAKRKRLTWKKRSGNQSAEYTLISFVEEESLEDAQVDAQPDAQVVVQTVSQPVAINKLNQTKQSIFIDGEEFFLVDSLQATLTALLEDRSYLELMCMNFKIRDIPILENHLKQFFAELSTRGEVYKSEKDAKSHFANWLKIQLKKKGTHYAQNQSTHTPTIRLEDNSSSTAWRNTANASSTGLEAIINSISIGG
- a CDS encoding hypothetical protein (KEGG: bfr:BF2329 hypothetical protein~SPTR: Putative uncharacterized protein;~IMG reference gene:2504106966), which gives rise to MVDEWSGTLAQINVKQDIMEVASKSNIPTLADVTRAFDNGTVVTVIANHLHSLCSFGDTAVKQDQFLDTALLIATEYYFLNLSELCLFFRRCKIGKYGQIVWGQRLNIQQVMTALYQFVRERAEAINKRESQNIAHQQAMMRTEDVPVLMGGLDELHEMQKEARKHYSIFRRIFPRLPPDLSPQEYWAAWKQDENRVGRILSAFCMRGKGE